The genomic segment CCCATTACTCTCATTGGCCGTCACGTCCGGCTGGAGCCGCTTTCAGTGAATCATGCGCCAGCGTTGTGGGGAGTGGGGAACGATCCTGACATCTGGCGCTACCTGCCTTATGGCGCGATTGACTCGCCGGTGAAGATGCAGGGCTGGGTGGAAGAGATGCTGAGGCGGCAGAGTCAAGGCACGGATCTCGTGTTTGCCATCGTTCACCGGGCTTCGGGCCAAACCGTCGGCGCAACGCGCTACCTGATGATTGAGCCTCACAACCGTTCGCTTGAGATCGGCGGTTCGTGGCTGGGCAAGGCTTTTCGGCGCACCGTCGCCAACACCGAGAGCAAATATTTGCTGTTGCAACATGCCTTCGAGACTCTGGACTGTGTGCGCGTCCAGTTCCGCACCGACTTGCGCAACGGACGCTCGCAGAAAGCCATCGAACGGCTGGGCGCGGTGCGCGAAGCCGTCTTCCGCAAGTACACCCTCATGCCCGACGGCCACCAACGCACGTCGGTCTTCTATAGCATCCTTGACGACGAGTGGCCGCAAGTGAAGGCGCGGCTGGAGCGATTGATTGAAGAAAGGCGACAGACCGCTTTGCGAGACGATGGACGATAGACGAAGGACGACTGTTTGTCGTCTGCCGCCCGTCGTCTATCGTCTCGAATTGCACAGGGAGAAACCAACTTATGGATCGTAACTTCGGCTGGGAACTGGTCACCGAGCACGTCAAGGATGTTGGCCTACGGCGGCACATGCTGGCCGTGGAAGCCGCCATGCGCTGGTATGCCCGCCGCCTGAACCAGAACGAAGAACGGTGGGGCTTTGTCGGCCTCATCCACGACTTCGACTGGGAAATACATCCCGATCTAAATCAGCATCCCATCAAAGGCGCTGACATCTTGCGCGCTCGCGGCGTGGACGAGGGCATCATCCGCACTATTCTCTCGCACTACACCGAAGGCACGGGCGTGGAGCGCGAACAGCCGATTGACTTTGCCCTGCTGGCCTGCGACGAGATCACCGGCCTGATCATCGCCACCGCCCTCGTCCGCCCCAACAAAAACATCGCCGACGTGGAACTAAGCTCGGTCAAGAAGAAATGGAAGACCGCAAACTTCGCCGCTGGGGTAGACCGCCTCCACGTGGAAGCCGTCACCACCGACTTCAGCCGGGCCTGCTTCGACGGCCAACTCGACCTGTGGACTCACGTGGGCAACGTGCTGGTTGCCATGCAGGGCGCGGCGGGAGAGTTGGACCTGGATGGGCGGTTGGCGAAGGAATAAAAATTCCAAATCTCAAACCCCAAAATCCCAATCTCTAATCTCCAATCTCTAATCTCTAATCTCCAATCTCTAATCTCCAATGACTAAATTATCATCCGTAAAATCCGTTCAATCCGTTTTCAAAACCCGGCGCTTCTGGCTGACTCTGGCCGGGGCCGCGCTGGCCGCCGGAACGATCTACTACTTCGTCAACCGCGAAGAGATCAACTACAACCTGCGCCTGCTCAACGCCAAGCGCATCGGCGACAAGTTCTACGCCGAGTATCAATACATCGCCAAAGATGTTGCCTACGGTTCTCAGCCCCGGCAAAAGCTGGACGTTTACCAGCCCGACCCGGCCTCGCCGGATCGGACCGATCTGGGCTATCCGGTTCTGGTTTACGTGTATGGCGGCAGTTGGAACAGCGGCAACAAAGAGCTTTACGCGCCCGTCGCCCAACGGCTTCTGCCAGAGGGCGTCATCGTCGTCGTGCCCGACTACCGCATTTACCCGGAGGGCAAATACCGCGAACAGACCGA from the Chloroflexota bacterium genome contains:
- a CDS encoding HD domain-containing protein, with the translated sequence MDRNFGWELVTEHVKDVGLRRHMLAVEAAMRWYARRLNQNEERWGFVGLIHDFDWEIHPDLNQHPIKGADILRARGVDEGIIRTILSHYTEGTGVEREQPIDFALLACDEITGLIIATALVRPNKNIADVELSSVKKKWKTANFAAGVDRLHVEAVTTDFSRACFDGQLDLWTHVGNVLVAMQGAAGELDLDGRLAKE
- a CDS encoding GNAT family N-acetyltransferase, which translates into the protein MDIQPITLIGRHVRLEPLSVNHAPALWGVGNDPDIWRYLPYGAIDSPVKMQGWVEEMLRRQSQGTDLVFAIVHRASGQTVGATRYLMIEPHNRSLEIGGSWLGKAFRRTVANTESKYLLLQHAFETLDCVRVQFRTDLRNGRSQKAIERLGAVREAVFRKYTLMPDGHQRTSVFYSILDDEWPQVKARLERLIEERRQTALRDDGR